A single genomic interval of Bradyrhizobium sp. sBnM-33 harbors:
- a CDS encoding DUF2312 domain-containing protein, producing MSDITIPGGRIRSFVERIENIDSELQELNEQKKEVFSEAKGEGFDIKILKEIIKLRKQDQDERDERESLLDLYMRAMETAPPEKEAKAA from the coding sequence ATGTCTGACATCACCATTCCCGGCGGGCGGATCCGTTCTTTCGTTGAGCGGATCGAGAACATCGACAGCGAATTGCAGGAGCTGAACGAGCAGAAGAAGGAAGTATTTTCGGAGGCCAAGGGCGAAGGGTTTGATATCAAGATCCTCAAGGAGATCATAAAGCTGCGAAAGCAGGACCAGGACGAGCGCGACGAGCGCGAAAGCCTGCTCGATCTCTACATGCGCGCAATGGAAACCGCGCCGCCGGAGAAGGAAGCAAAGGCCGCGTGA
- a CDS encoding DUF6894 family protein, giving the protein MTQVYFHCSNSREVRIDRSGEAVSDLAEARDRAACIVRSMIMGRDAEDWRDWVVHVSDDLDDEIFVLPFAFVLGKLH; this is encoded by the coding sequence ATGACCCAGGTCTATTTCCACTGCTCAAACTCCCGGGAAGTCCGGATTGATCGATCCGGCGAAGCCGTCAGCGACCTCGCCGAAGCGCGCGACCGCGCCGCCTGCATCGTCCGCTCGATGATCATGGGGCGCGACGCCGAAGATTGGCGCGACTGGGTCGTACATGTCAGCGACGATCTTGACGATGAGATCTTCGTCCTGCCCTTCGCCTTCGTGCTCGGCAAGCTGCACTGA
- a CDS encoding septal ring lytic transglycosylase RlpA family protein, giving the protein MSSIGCTSISCVDARSGRTQFKAPLITAAPAGKFIRLLAAMLGAASLAACAQSSVVTQKSELRASRQASLDQDRTTSSMMKRRVAAVRKHTASRKAAGRVKPALHGIASFYTEGTKTASGEKFNTLEMTAAHPTLPFGTKLRVTNLTSGRSVTVRVNDRGPYVQGRVVDVSYSAADALGMVGKGVAKVKLDVVE; this is encoded by the coding sequence ATGTCTTCCATTGGCTGCACCAGTATTTCGTGCGTCGACGCCAGGTCAGGCCGTACTCAATTTAAAGCGCCACTAATCACGGCCGCGCCCGCGGGAAAATTCATACGGCTGCTTGCCGCCATGCTGGGAGCGGCATCGCTCGCCGCCTGCGCGCAGTCCTCGGTCGTCACGCAAAAATCAGAACTTCGCGCCAGCCGTCAGGCGTCTCTGGATCAGGATCGAACGACATCATCCATGATGAAAAGGCGGGTAGCCGCAGTGAGAAAACACACCGCGTCGCGCAAGGCTGCAGGCCGCGTCAAGCCGGCCTTGCATGGGATTGCCAGCTTCTACACGGAGGGAACGAAGACAGCGAGCGGCGAAAAGTTCAACACGCTCGAAATGACCGCCGCCCATCCAACGCTACCCTTCGGCACCAAGTTGCGCGTGACAAACCTCACGAGCGGCCGGTCGGTGACGGTACGGGTCAACGACCGAGGTCCCTATGTTCAGGGGCGCGTTGTAGACGTCTCCTATTCCGCGGCCGACGCGCTGGGAATGGTGGGGAAGGGTGTTGCAAAGGTCAAACTCGATGTCGTGGAGTAG
- a CDS encoding NADPH-dependent FMN reductase: MSNRILVLYGSYRSDRMGIRLAQFVVEGFRARGDDVELIDAKAIGLPMLDRMYKEYPKGGAPAALEELAGKIRSADGFVFVTGEYNWGMQPGLKNLTDHFLEEWFWRPAAIASYSAGRFSGARAALAWHGTLSEMGMVVISSSVAVGPIAQTLSEDGKPIGEGGKALAHAFPRFADDLVWWMEAARAQRERKKPPY, translated from the coding sequence ATGAGCAACCGCATTCTCGTCCTTTACGGCTCCTACCGTTCCGACCGCATGGGCATTCGTCTTGCGCAGTTCGTCGTCGAGGGGTTTCGTGCGCGTGGCGATGATGTCGAATTGATCGACGCCAAGGCGATCGGCCTGCCGATGCTGGACCGGATGTACAAAGAGTATCCGAAAGGCGGCGCGCCCGCGGCGCTCGAAGAACTTGCGGGAAAGATCCGCAGCGCCGACGGTTTTGTGTTCGTGACCGGCGAATATAATTGGGGTATGCAGCCGGGGCTCAAGAATCTCACCGACCATTTTCTGGAAGAATGGTTCTGGCGGCCGGCGGCGATCGCGAGCTATTCGGCCGGCCGCTTCTCCGGCGCACGCGCCGCGCTCGCCTGGCACGGCACGCTTTCGGAAATGGGCATGGTAGTGATTTCGAGCTCGGTCGCGGTCGGGCCGATCGCGCAGACGCTGAGCGAAGACGGCAAGCCGATCGGCGAGGGCGGCAAGGCGCTGGCGCACGCGTTTCCGCGCTTCGCTGACGATCTCGTGTGGTGGATGGAGGCGGCACGGGCGCAGCGGGAGCGCAAGAAGCCGCCATACTGA
- a CDS encoding ketopantoate reductase family protein has product MKVAVVGAGAVGCYYGGLLLKAGHDVTFIGRQPHVDAINAHGLLLDTKSFREYLPAKAATDTTALAAPDLVLVCVKSADTEAAGRSLVGHLRPDTSVLSLQNGVDNAQRLSAVTGHAVIPVVVYVGSEMAGPGHVRHHGGGDLAIGPSAASAGLAEMLQATGVRITIANDIDQTLWSKLIINCAFNALSAVAGISYGPMLDVAGTRDVVTSAVQEAISVARTSGVSIADDLIEHILNIPTMMPNQMSSTAQDLARGKPSEIDFLNGYVVRKGAELGIATPTNQALQVMVKLAERGKEISRQRQ; this is encoded by the coding sequence ATGAAAGTCGCAGTCGTCGGTGCCGGAGCGGTCGGATGCTATTACGGGGGATTGCTGCTCAAAGCCGGACATGACGTGACGTTTATCGGCCGGCAGCCGCATGTCGACGCCATCAACGCCCATGGCCTGCTGCTCGACACCAAGAGTTTTAGGGAATACCTGCCCGCCAAAGCCGCGACCGACACGACGGCCCTCGCCGCACCCGATCTGGTGCTGGTCTGCGTGAAATCGGCCGATACCGAAGCCGCCGGACGCTCGCTCGTCGGACACCTGCGGCCGGACACATCCGTGCTCAGCCTGCAGAACGGCGTCGACAATGCGCAGCGTCTTTCTGCCGTCACCGGCCACGCCGTCATTCCTGTCGTCGTTTATGTCGGCAGCGAGATGGCCGGACCCGGCCACGTCAGGCATCACGGCGGCGGCGACCTCGCCATCGGCCCCTCGGCCGCGAGCGCAGGGCTGGCCGAGATGCTTCAGGCCACCGGCGTCCGCATCACCATCGCCAACGATATCGACCAAACGCTCTGGAGCAAGCTGATCATCAACTGCGCCTTCAACGCGCTGTCTGCGGTGGCCGGCATTTCCTACGGACCGATGCTGGACGTCGCAGGCACGCGGGATGTCGTCACAAGCGCGGTGCAGGAAGCGATATCCGTCGCTCGCACAAGCGGCGTCTCGATAGCAGACGACCTCATCGAGCATATCCTGAACATCCCCACCATGATGCCGAACCAGATGTCCTCCACCGCGCAGGATCTCGCCCGCGGCAAGCCCAGCGAGATCGACTTTCTCAACGGCTATGTGGTGCGCAAGGGCGCCGAGCTCGGCATCGCGACGCCGACCAATCAGGCCCTGCAGGTGATGGTGAAGCTCGCGGAGCGCGGTAAGGAGATATCGCGCCAACGGCAGTAG
- the pdxY gene encoding pyridoxal kinase PdxY, translating to MNVISIQSQVAFGHVGNSAAVFPMQMHGIDVVAVPTTLLSNRPGYPTLRGRVLDAALVADLLRGIEERGAVDSAHMILSGYLGSADNANVVAEFVARAKAKNPALHYCCDPVLGDRDRGLFVHADIPPLVRDLLCPLADIITPNHFEFEWLCGTKAATIDQVLKAARAFMARGTVVVTSAELADTPEGEIETLAVEPALAFRVRTPKLPISPNGTGDLFAALLVAARVRGADTPEALSHAASAIFAVLERTAARATEEMRIVESAEWLTHPQRKFEARSAD from the coding sequence ATGAACGTGATTTCGATTCAGTCGCAGGTCGCTTTCGGCCATGTCGGCAATAGCGCCGCGGTGTTTCCGATGCAGATGCACGGCATCGACGTGGTCGCGGTGCCAACCACGCTGCTCAGCAACCGGCCGGGTTATCCGACCCTCCGTGGCCGCGTGCTCGATGCGGCGCTGGTTGCCGATCTCCTGCGCGGCATCGAGGAGCGCGGCGCGGTAGATAGCGCACACATGATTTTATCGGGCTATCTCGGCTCGGCCGACAACGCCAACGTGGTCGCGGAGTTTGTCGCGCGCGCCAAGGCGAAGAATCCCGCGCTGCACTATTGCTGCGATCCTGTGCTCGGGGATCGCGACCGCGGCCTGTTCGTTCACGCCGACATCCCGCCGCTCGTGCGCGATCTTCTGTGTCCGCTCGCCGACATCATCACGCCCAATCATTTCGAGTTCGAATGGCTGTGCGGAACGAAGGCCGCAACGATCGATCAGGTGCTGAAGGCAGCGCGCGCGTTCATGGCGCGCGGCACGGTCGTCGTCACCAGCGCCGAGTTGGCCGATACGCCGGAAGGCGAGATCGAGACGCTGGCCGTCGAGCCCGCGCTAGCCTTTCGCGTCCGCACGCCAAAGCTTCCGATCAGCCCGAACGGCACCGGTGATCTCTTTGCCGCGCTGTTGGTTGCTGCCCGCGTCCGCGGCGCCGACACGCCGGAAGCGCTCAGCCACGCAGCGTCTGCCATCTTCGCGGTACTGGAACGCACCGCAGCCCGTGCGACCGAGGAAATGCGCATCGTCGAGAGCGCGGAGTGGCTGACGCATCCGCAGCGCAAGTTCGAGGCCCGTAGTGCAGATTAG